In Tamandua tetradactyla isolate mTamTet1 chromosome 7, mTamTet1.pri, whole genome shotgun sequence, the following are encoded in one genomic region:
- the PRKAG1 gene encoding 5'-AMP-activated protein kinase subunit gamma-1 isoform X5 — protein sequence MSILKVKKAFFALVTNGVRAAPLWDSKKQSFVGMLTITDFINILHRYYKSALVQIYELEEHKIETWREVYLQDSFKPLVCISPNASLFDAVSSLIRNKIHRLPVIDPESGNTLYILTHKRILKFLKLFITEFPKPEFMSKSLEKLQIGTYANIAMIRTTTPVYVALGIFVQHRVSALPVVDEKGRVVDIYSKFDVINLAAEKTYNNLDVSVTKALQHRSHYFEGVLKCYLHETLETIISRLVEAEVHRLVVVDENDVVKGIVSLSDILQALVLTGGEKQP from the exons ATGAGCATCCTCAAG GTAAAGAAAGCTTTCTTTGCTTTGGTGACTAATGGTGTACGAGCTGCCCCTTTGTGGGATAGTAAGAAGCAAAGTTTTGTAG GCATGCTGACCATCACTGATTTCATCAATATCCTACACCGCTACTATAAATCGGCTTTG GTACAGATCTATGAGCTAGAAGAACACAAGATAGAAACTTGGAGAG AGGTGTACCTACAGGACTCCTTTAAACCGCTAGTCTGCATTTCTCCTAATGCCAG CTTATTTGATGCTGTATCTTCATTGATTCGAAACAAGATCCACAGACTGCCAGTTATTGACCCAGAATCAGGCAACACCTTGTACATCCTCACCCACAAGCGCATCCTCAAGTTCCTCAAATTGTTT ATCACTGAATTTCCCAAGCCAGAGTTCATGTCTAAGTCTCTGGAAAAGCTTCAGATTGGCACCTATGCCAACATCGCTATGATCCGTACTACCACCCCCGTCTACGTGGCTCTGGGCATCTTTGTGCAGCACAGAGTCTCTGCCCTGCCAGTGGTGGATGAGAAAG GGCGTGTGGTGGACATCTACTCCAAGTTTGATGTTATC AATCTAGCAGCAGAAAAGACCTATAACAACTTAGATGTGTCTGTAACCAAAGCCCTGCAACACAGATCACACTACTTTGAGGGTGTCCTCAAATGCTACCTTCATGAGACTCTGGAAACTATCATCAGCAGGCTGGTGGAAGCAGAG GTTCATCGACTTGTGGTGGTAGATGAGAATGATGTGGTCAAGGGAATTGTATCATTGTCTGACATCCTGCAGGCTCTGGTGCTCACAGGTGGAGAGAAGCAGCCCTAA
- the PRKAG1 gene encoding 5'-AMP-activated protein kinase subunit gamma-1 isoform X2 has translation MVQKVTSSDSSPALDNEHPQDPPESNNSVYTSFMKSHRCYDLIPTSSKLVVFDTSLQVKKAFFALVTNGVRAAPLWDSKKQSFVGMLTITDFINILHRYYKSALVQIYELEEHKIETWREVYLQDSFKPLVCISPNASLFDAVSSLIRNKIHRLPVIDPESGNTLYILTHKRILKFLKLFITEFPKPEFMSKSLEKLQIGTYANIAMIRTTTPVYVALGIFVQHRVSALPVVDEKGRVVDIYSKFDVINLAAEKTYNNLDVSVTKALQHRSHYFEGVLKCYLHETLETIISRLVEAEVHRLVVVDENDVVKGIVSLSDILQALVLTGGEKQP, from the exons ATGGTTCAGAAG GTCACTTCTTCAGACAGCTCCCCAGCTCTGGATAATGAGCATCCTCAAG ACCCCCCAGAATCCAACAATAGCGTGTATACTTCCTTCATGAAGTCCCATCGCTGCTATGACCTGATTCCTACAAGCTCCAAATTGGTTGTATTTGATACTTCTTTACAG GTAAAGAAAGCTTTCTTTGCTTTGGTGACTAATGGTGTACGAGCTGCCCCTTTGTGGGATAGTAAGAAGCAAAGTTTTGTAG GCATGCTGACCATCACTGATTTCATCAATATCCTACACCGCTACTATAAATCGGCTTTG GTACAGATCTATGAGCTAGAAGAACACAAGATAGAAACTTGGAGAG AGGTGTACCTACAGGACTCCTTTAAACCGCTAGTCTGCATTTCTCCTAATGCCAG CTTATTTGATGCTGTATCTTCATTGATTCGAAACAAGATCCACAGACTGCCAGTTATTGACCCAGAATCAGGCAACACCTTGTACATCCTCACCCACAAGCGCATCCTCAAGTTCCTCAAATTGTTT ATCACTGAATTTCCCAAGCCAGAGTTCATGTCTAAGTCTCTGGAAAAGCTTCAGATTGGCACCTATGCCAACATCGCTATGATCCGTACTACCACCCCCGTCTACGTGGCTCTGGGCATCTTTGTGCAGCACAGAGTCTCTGCCCTGCCAGTGGTGGATGAGAAAG GGCGTGTGGTGGACATCTACTCCAAGTTTGATGTTATC AATCTAGCAGCAGAAAAGACCTATAACAACTTAGATGTGTCTGTAACCAAAGCCCTGCAACACAGATCACACTACTTTGAGGGTGTCCTCAAATGCTACCTTCATGAGACTCTGGAAACTATCATCAGCAGGCTGGTGGAAGCAGAG GTTCATCGACTTGTGGTGGTAGATGAGAATGATGTGGTCAAGGGAATTGTATCATTGTCTGACATCCTGCAGGCTCTGGTGCTCACAGGTGGAGAGAAGCAGCCCTAA
- the WNT1 gene encoding proto-oncogene Wnt-1 — protein MGRWALLPGWVSATLLLAMTSLPAALTANSSGRWWGIVNVASSTNLLTDSKSLQLVLEPSLQLLSRKQRRLIRQNPGILHSVSGGLQSAVRECKWQFRNRRWNCPTAPGPHLFGKIVNRGCRETAFIFAITSAGVTHSVARSCSEGSIESCTCDYRRRGPGGPDWHWGGCSDNIDFGRLFGREFVDSGEKGRDLRFLMNLHNNEAGRTTVFSEMRQECKCHGMSGSCTVRTCWMRLPTLRAVGDVLRDRFDGASRVLYGNRGSNRASRAELLRLEPEDPAHKPPSPHDLVYFEKSPNFCTYSGRLGTAGTAGRACNSSSPALDGCELLCCGRGHRTRTQRVTERCNCTFHWCCHVSCRNCTHTRVLHECL, from the exons ATGGGGCGCTGGGCGCTGTTGCCCGGCTGGGTTTCTGCTACGCTGCTGCTGGCGATGACCTCTCTGCCCGCAGCCCTGACCGCCAACAGTAGTGGCCGATGGTG GGGCATCGTGAATGTGGCCTCTTCCACGAACCTGCTAACCGATTCCAAGAGTCTGCAGCTGGTGCTCGAGCCCAGTCTGCAGCTGCTGAGCCGCAAACAGCGGCGGTTGATTCGCCAGAACCCGGGGATCCTACACAGCGTGAGCGGGGGGCTGCAGAGTGCAGTGCGCGAGTGCAAGTGGCAGTTCCGGAACCGCCGCTGGAACTGTCCCACGGCTCCCGGGCCCCACCTCTTCGGCAAGATCGTCAACAGAG GCTGCAGGGAAACAGCGTTTATCTTCGCCATCACTTCTGCCGGGGTCACCCATTCCGTGGCGCGGTCCTGCTCGGAGGGCTCCATCGAATCCTGCACGTGCGACTACCGCCGGCGCGGCCCCGGGGGTCCTGATTGGCACTGGGGGGGCTGCAGCGATAACATCGACTTCGGCCGCCTGTTTGGCCGAGAGTTCGTGGACTCCGGGGAGAAGGGGCGGGACCTGCGCTTCCTTATGAACCTTCACAACAACGAGGCGGGCCGCACG ACCGTGTTCTCCGAGATGCGCCAGGAGTGCAAGTGCCACGGGATGTCCGGCTCGTGCACGGTGCGCACGTGCTGGATGCGGCTACCCACGCTGCGCGCGGTGGGCGACGTGCTGCGGGACCGCTTTGACGGCGCTTCGCGCGTGCTCTACGGTAACCGCGGCAGCAACCGTGCCTCGCGGGCGGAGCTGCTGCGCCTCGAGCCCGAGGACCCTGCGCACAAGCCGCCCTCTCCCCATGACCTCGTCTACTTCGAGAAATCGCCCAACTTCTGCACGTACAGCGGGCGTCTGGGTACTGCTGGCACAGCGGGACGTGCCTGCAACAGCTCGTCGCCAGCGCTGGACGGCTGCGAGCTGCTCTGCTGTGGCCGGGGCCACCGCACGCGCACGCAACGCGTCACCGAGCGCTGCAACTGCACCTTCCACTGGTGCTGCCACGTCAGCTGCCGCAACTGCACGCACACACGCGTTCTGCACGAGTGTCTGTAA
- the PRKAG1 gene encoding 5'-AMP-activated protein kinase subunit gamma-1 isoform X4 yields the protein MFPLEGAQRWFRRSLLQTAPQLWIMSILKVKKAFFALVTNGVRAAPLWDSKKQSFVGMLTITDFINILHRYYKSALVQIYELEEHKIETWREVYLQDSFKPLVCISPNASLFDAVSSLIRNKIHRLPVIDPESGNTLYILTHKRILKFLKLFITEFPKPEFMSKSLEKLQIGTYANIAMIRTTTPVYVALGIFVQHRVSALPVVDEKGRVVDIYSKFDVINLAAEKTYNNLDVSVTKALQHRSHYFEGVLKCYLHETLETIISRLVEAEVHRLVVVDENDVVKGIVSLSDILQALVLTGGEKQP from the exons ATGTTCCCACTTGAGGGAGCACAGAGATGGTTCAGAAG GTCACTTCTTCAGACAGCTCCCCAGCTCTGGATAATGAGCATCCTCAAG GTAAAGAAAGCTTTCTTTGCTTTGGTGACTAATGGTGTACGAGCTGCCCCTTTGTGGGATAGTAAGAAGCAAAGTTTTGTAG GCATGCTGACCATCACTGATTTCATCAATATCCTACACCGCTACTATAAATCGGCTTTG GTACAGATCTATGAGCTAGAAGAACACAAGATAGAAACTTGGAGAG AGGTGTACCTACAGGACTCCTTTAAACCGCTAGTCTGCATTTCTCCTAATGCCAG CTTATTTGATGCTGTATCTTCATTGATTCGAAACAAGATCCACAGACTGCCAGTTATTGACCCAGAATCAGGCAACACCTTGTACATCCTCACCCACAAGCGCATCCTCAAGTTCCTCAAATTGTTT ATCACTGAATTTCCCAAGCCAGAGTTCATGTCTAAGTCTCTGGAAAAGCTTCAGATTGGCACCTATGCCAACATCGCTATGATCCGTACTACCACCCCCGTCTACGTGGCTCTGGGCATCTTTGTGCAGCACAGAGTCTCTGCCCTGCCAGTGGTGGATGAGAAAG GGCGTGTGGTGGACATCTACTCCAAGTTTGATGTTATC AATCTAGCAGCAGAAAAGACCTATAACAACTTAGATGTGTCTGTAACCAAAGCCCTGCAACACAGATCACACTACTTTGAGGGTGTCCTCAAATGCTACCTTCATGAGACTCTGGAAACTATCATCAGCAGGCTGGTGGAAGCAGAG GTTCATCGACTTGTGGTGGTAGATGAGAATGATGTGGTCAAGGGAATTGTATCATTGTCTGACATCCTGCAGGCTCTGGTGCTCACAGGTGGAGAGAAGCAGCCCTAA
- the PRKAG1 gene encoding 5'-AMP-activated protein kinase subunit gamma-1 isoform X3 → METVTSSDSSPALDNEHPQDPPESNNSVYTSFMKSHRCYDLIPTSSKLVVFDTSLQVKKAFFALVTNGVRAAPLWDSKKQSFVGMLTITDFINILHRYYKSALVQIYELEEHKIETWREVYLQDSFKPLVCISPNASLFDAVSSLIRNKIHRLPVIDPESGNTLYILTHKRILKFLKLFITEFPKPEFMSKSLEKLQIGTYANIAMIRTTTPVYVALGIFVQHRVSALPVVDEKVRSVVLWARGALDARYSLLNCLCPPRACGGHLLQV, encoded by the exons ATGGAGACG GTCACTTCTTCAGACAGCTCCCCAGCTCTGGATAATGAGCATCCTCAAG ACCCCCCAGAATCCAACAATAGCGTGTATACTTCCTTCATGAAGTCCCATCGCTGCTATGACCTGATTCCTACAAGCTCCAAATTGGTTGTATTTGATACTTCTTTACAG GTAAAGAAAGCTTTCTTTGCTTTGGTGACTAATGGTGTACGAGCTGCCCCTTTGTGGGATAGTAAGAAGCAAAGTTTTGTAG GCATGCTGACCATCACTGATTTCATCAATATCCTACACCGCTACTATAAATCGGCTTTG GTACAGATCTATGAGCTAGAAGAACACAAGATAGAAACTTGGAGAG AGGTGTACCTACAGGACTCCTTTAAACCGCTAGTCTGCATTTCTCCTAATGCCAG CTTATTTGATGCTGTATCTTCATTGATTCGAAACAAGATCCACAGACTGCCAGTTATTGACCCAGAATCAGGCAACACCTTGTACATCCTCACCCACAAGCGCATCCTCAAGTTCCTCAAATTGTTT ATCACTGAATTTCCCAAGCCAGAGTTCATGTCTAAGTCTCTGGAAAAGCTTCAGATTGGCACCTATGCCAACATCGCTATGATCCGTACTACCACCCCCGTCTACGTGGCTCTGGGCATCTTTGTGCAGCACAGAGTCTCTGCCCTGCCAGTGGTGGATGAGAAAG TCAGGAGTGTGGTACTGTGGGCAAGAGGAGCCTTGGATGCCAGATACTCCTTGCTGAACTGCCTTTGTCCCCCTAGGGCGTGTGGTGGACATCTACTCCAAGTTTGA
- the PRKAG1 gene encoding 5'-AMP-activated protein kinase subunit gamma-1 isoform X6: MKSHRCYDLIPTSSKLVVFDTSLQVKKAFFALVTNGVRAAPLWDSKKQSFVGMLTITDFINILHRYYKSALVQIYELEEHKIETWREVYLQDSFKPLVCISPNASLFDAVSSLIRNKIHRLPVIDPESGNTLYILTHKRILKFLKLFITEFPKPEFMSKSLEKLQIGTYANIAMIRTTTPVYVALGIFVQHRVSALPVVDEKGRVVDIYSKFDVINLAAEKTYNNLDVSVTKALQHRSHYFEGVLKCYLHETLETIISRLVEAEVHRLVVVDENDVVKGIVSLSDILQALVLTGGEKQP; encoded by the exons ATGAAGTCCCATCGCTGCTATGACCTGATTCCTACAAGCTCCAAATTGGTTGTATTTGATACTTCTTTACAG GTAAAGAAAGCTTTCTTTGCTTTGGTGACTAATGGTGTACGAGCTGCCCCTTTGTGGGATAGTAAGAAGCAAAGTTTTGTAG GCATGCTGACCATCACTGATTTCATCAATATCCTACACCGCTACTATAAATCGGCTTTG GTACAGATCTATGAGCTAGAAGAACACAAGATAGAAACTTGGAGAG AGGTGTACCTACAGGACTCCTTTAAACCGCTAGTCTGCATTTCTCCTAATGCCAG CTTATTTGATGCTGTATCTTCATTGATTCGAAACAAGATCCACAGACTGCCAGTTATTGACCCAGAATCAGGCAACACCTTGTACATCCTCACCCACAAGCGCATCCTCAAGTTCCTCAAATTGTTT ATCACTGAATTTCCCAAGCCAGAGTTCATGTCTAAGTCTCTGGAAAAGCTTCAGATTGGCACCTATGCCAACATCGCTATGATCCGTACTACCACCCCCGTCTACGTGGCTCTGGGCATCTTTGTGCAGCACAGAGTCTCTGCCCTGCCAGTGGTGGATGAGAAAG GGCGTGTGGTGGACATCTACTCCAAGTTTGATGTTATC AATCTAGCAGCAGAAAAGACCTATAACAACTTAGATGTGTCTGTAACCAAAGCCCTGCAACACAGATCACACTACTTTGAGGGTGTCCTCAAATGCTACCTTCATGAGACTCTGGAAACTATCATCAGCAGGCTGGTGGAAGCAGAG GTTCATCGACTTGTGGTGGTAGATGAGAATGATGTGGTCAAGGGAATTGTATCATTGTCTGACATCCTGCAGGCTCTGGTGCTCACAGGTGGAGAGAAGCAGCCCTAA
- the DDN gene encoding dendrin codes for MLDGPLFSEGPDRPQEPHDEESGSCLWVQKSKLLVIEVKTISCHYSRRALSRQPMDSQAIHWARGFQSRTCGRRPGSPEPPPRRPWASRVLQEATNWRAGPPAEARAREQEKRKAASQEREAKETERKRRKAGGVRRSSPGRPRLEPRNAPRVALSEGLPAHLRPERLGPLGRPSRPTAQSQSDPGVAWAGSWGGRRLGPPSYEAHLLLRGSAGTAQRRRWDRPPPYVAPPSYDGPHRTLGTKRGPEPSQVPVSSAPAPTPARTEGGRTKKRLDPRIYRDVLGAWGLRQGRGLLGGSPGCGAARAKPEPGRGAAEKSLGLTDAGLNSGSEGHSQAKAMGSRGTETATVGAATATPSPPCPAPRSRPHLKGPREGKKDGEQSWLPKCWLPSPKKQPPQYSQTLPRPWAPGGTGWRESLGHKERAGPEALAGWKGTQRANTLPRSSRGPTRGEGVFVIDATCVVIRSQYVPSPRNQHVQLLQAGVPRVGWDATSSRKPSKEEGEGAAAFPSPCQKLLLSNRVSHQPGAERGCEAESRELGDSSLEERASRILGLPVSEVTLKGAPTQPVNPEHPTLGPEASGDMGSTEGSEEVATVPRRAGRGWARTPAPYAGALREAVSRIRRHTAPDSDSDEAAELSVHSGSSEGSDTEASGASWWSERTRCAVGGYTPPRESRKTAELSDSIREILDVSSRTEEALFEAGDTKGTPQGKRERQ; via the exons atgCTGGATGGTCCGCTATTCTCTGAGGGGCCGGACAGGCCCCAGGAGCCCCATGATGAGGAGTCTGGCAGCTGCCTCTGGGTGCAGAAGTCCAAGCTGCTGGTGATTGAGGTGAAGACTATTTCCTGTCATTATAGTCGCCGCGCCCTTTCTCGACAGCCCATGGACTCCCAGGCCATCCACTGGGCCCGCGGGTTCCAGAGCCGCAC GTGTGGGCGGCGCCCGGGATCCCCTGAGCCGCCGCCCCGCCGGCCCTGGGCCTCCAGGGTGCTACAGGAGGCGACCAACTGGCGGGCGGGGCCCCCGGCCGAGGCCCGAGCTCGGgaacaagagaaaaggaaagcgGCGTCGCAGGAGCGGGAGGCCAAGGAGACCGAGCGAAAAAGGCGCAAAGCTGGTGGGGTCCGAAGGAGCTCTCCTGGTCGGCCCCGCCTGGAGCCCCGGAACGCCCCTCGGGTGGCCCTGTCTGAAGGGCTTCCAGCTCACTTGCGGCCAGAGCGTCTCGGGCCGTTGGGGCGACCATCCCGTCCAACTGCGCAGTCACAGAGCGACCCAGGGGTGGCCTGGGCGGGGTCCTGGGGAGGTCGGCGTCTCGGGCCCCCCAGCTACGAGGCTCACCTGCTACTGAGAGGCTCTGCCGGGACAGCTCAGCGACGCCGCTGGGACCGGCCGCCACCCTACGTGGCTCCACCTTCTTACGATGGCCCCCATAGGACCCTGGGGACTAAGCGAGGCCCCGAGCCCTCCCAGGTGCCCGTCTCATCAGCCCCAGCTCCAACCCCGGCCAGGACAGAGGGAGGGCGCACAAAAAAGAGGCTGGATCCTCGGATCTACCGGGACGTCCTCGGGGCCTGGGGTCTCCGACAGGGGCGGGGCCTCTTGGGGGGATCTCCAGGTTGTGGAGCGGCCAGAGCAAAGCCGGAGCCCGGCAGGGGGGCCGCGGAGAAAAGCCTGGGGCTCACTGATGCTGGCCTGAACAGTGGTAGCGAGGGCCATTCCCAAGCGAAGGCTATGGGGAGCCGGGGCACAGAGACAGCTACCGTGGGGGCTGCAACTGCTACTCCTAGTCCCCCGTGTCCAGCTCCCAGGTCTAGGCCCCACCTCAAGGGCCCCAGGGAAGGGAAAAAAGATGGAGAACAGAGCTGGCTCCCCAAATGCTGGCTTCCGTCCCCTAAAAAACAACCGCCCCAGTATAGCCAGACTCTCCCCAGACCCTGGGCTCCAGGAGGCACCGGCTGGAGAGAGTCCTTAGGTCACAAAGAGCGGGCAGGACCCGAGGCCCTGGCGGGTTGGAAGGGAACCCAACGTGCCAATACCCTTCCCCGCAGTTCCCGCGGCCCCACTCGTGGAGAAGGCGTCTTTGTCATTGACGCCACGTGCGTGGTGATACGGTCCCAGTACGTTCCGAGCCCTCGAAACCAGCACGTGCAGCTTTTACAGGCTGGAGTGCCCCGCGTTGGGTGGGATGCTACCAGCAGTCGGAAGCCCAGCAAGGAGGAGGGCGAAGGGGCCGCGGCCTTTCCCTCCCCTTGCCAAAAGCTGCTGTTGAGCAATCGCGTTTCGCACCAGCCTGGCGCAGAGCGCGGGTGCGAAGCTGAGAGCCGGGAGTTGGGGGACTCCTCCCTGGAGGAGCGCGCTTCCCGCATCTTAGGGCTCCCGGTCAGCGAAGTGACCCTGAAGGGCGCCCCCACGCAGCCAGTTAACCCAGAACACCCCACCTTAGGCCCAGAGGCTTCAGGAGATATGGGCAGCACGGAGGGCTCGGAGGAAGTGGCTACTGTCCCGCGGCGCGCCGGCCGGGGCTGGGCGCGGACCCCCGCGCCCTACGCCGGGGCCCTTCGGGAAGCCGTGTCCCGCATCCGCCGCCACACCGCCCCAGATTCGGACTCGGACGAAGCTGCGGAGCTCAGCGTTCATAGCGGCTCCTCTGAGGGAAGCGACACAGAAGCCTCGGGCGCCTCCTGGTGGAGTGAGCGGACCCGGTGCGCGGTTGGGGGCTACACCCCGCCCCGGGAGAGCCGGAAGACGGCGGAGCTGAGCGACAGTATCCGGGAGATTCTAGATGTCAGCAGCCGAACCGAGGAGGCCCTCTTCGAGGCGGGGGACACTAAGGGGACCCCACAGGGCAAGAGGGAGCGGCAGTAA
- the PRKAG1 gene encoding 5'-AMP-activated protein kinase subunit gamma-1 isoform X1, translating to METVTSSDSSPALDNEHPQDPPESNNSVYTSFMKSHRCYDLIPTSSKLVVFDTSLQVKKAFFALVTNGVRAAPLWDSKKQSFVGMLTITDFINILHRYYKSALVQIYELEEHKIETWREVYLQDSFKPLVCISPNASLFDAVSSLIRNKIHRLPVIDPESGNTLYILTHKRILKFLKLFITEFPKPEFMSKSLEKLQIGTYANIAMIRTTTPVYVALGIFVQHRVSALPVVDEKGRVVDIYSKFDVINLAAEKTYNNLDVSVTKALQHRSHYFEGVLKCYLHETLETIISRLVEAEVHRLVVVDENDVVKGIVSLSDILQALVLTGGEKQP from the exons ATGGAGACG GTCACTTCTTCAGACAGCTCCCCAGCTCTGGATAATGAGCATCCTCAAG ACCCCCCAGAATCCAACAATAGCGTGTATACTTCCTTCATGAAGTCCCATCGCTGCTATGACCTGATTCCTACAAGCTCCAAATTGGTTGTATTTGATACTTCTTTACAG GTAAAGAAAGCTTTCTTTGCTTTGGTGACTAATGGTGTACGAGCTGCCCCTTTGTGGGATAGTAAGAAGCAAAGTTTTGTAG GCATGCTGACCATCACTGATTTCATCAATATCCTACACCGCTACTATAAATCGGCTTTG GTACAGATCTATGAGCTAGAAGAACACAAGATAGAAACTTGGAGAG AGGTGTACCTACAGGACTCCTTTAAACCGCTAGTCTGCATTTCTCCTAATGCCAG CTTATTTGATGCTGTATCTTCATTGATTCGAAACAAGATCCACAGACTGCCAGTTATTGACCCAGAATCAGGCAACACCTTGTACATCCTCACCCACAAGCGCATCCTCAAGTTCCTCAAATTGTTT ATCACTGAATTTCCCAAGCCAGAGTTCATGTCTAAGTCTCTGGAAAAGCTTCAGATTGGCACCTATGCCAACATCGCTATGATCCGTACTACCACCCCCGTCTACGTGGCTCTGGGCATCTTTGTGCAGCACAGAGTCTCTGCCCTGCCAGTGGTGGATGAGAAAG GGCGTGTGGTGGACATCTACTCCAAGTTTGATGTTATC AATCTAGCAGCAGAAAAGACCTATAACAACTTAGATGTGTCTGTAACCAAAGCCCTGCAACACAGATCACACTACTTTGAGGGTGTCCTCAAATGCTACCTTCATGAGACTCTGGAAACTATCATCAGCAGGCTGGTGGAAGCAGAG GTTCATCGACTTGTGGTGGTAGATGAGAATGATGTGGTCAAGGGAATTGTATCATTGTCTGACATCCTGCAGGCTCTGGTGCTCACAGGTGGAGAGAAGCAGCCCTAA